One stretch of Arthrobacter polaris DNA includes these proteins:
- a CDS encoding bifunctional 3'-5' exonuclease/DNA polymerase, whose protein sequence is MYALLARGPDGSTAAIQLRHDDGTLASGVQIVPSGRLATVVRELEIMHRPRWVWDRAWTWYPELLAENVRVEKCHDLALCQNILLQSEFAAATGYHQQAMLLPPEPGSMRQGSSIFGPPPGQDSLFDAPESAPVTAAWDMATVSKEFGAQXXAVHSSTYPARLALLLSAESAGALVAAEMQYEGIPWREDLHRKLLNDLLGPEPKPHPPGKLEALAGQLRTALNAPSLNPDSPQDLLRALHRAGIETKTTRSWELMEFKHPAIEPLLVYRKLSRLFTTNGWNWLQQWVHAGRFHSEYVVGGVVSGRWASRGGGAMQIPAHIRGAAVADPXYTFIVADAAQLEPRVLAALAHDSAMAAAGQDVTGNNKDLYAGIAAQGFGGDRSMAKIALLGAIYGSTTGESGRLVPQLARMYPRALEFVEQAARAGERGEQVSTYLGRSTPPVTQQWHDGQQSSSAPEQRRAESAARSRGRFTRNFVVQGTAAEWACCWLAELRRRLRALAAAGXPAHGTPQLVAFLHDEVVVHCPTDMVAEVSQIVHESSQTATELIFGKIPLEFPVNVSVVQCYADAK, encoded by the coding sequence ATGTACGCATTGTTGGCCAGGGGCCCTGACGGTTCCACCGCTGCGATTCAGCTCAGGCACGACGACGGAACGCTCGCCTCAGGCGTCCAAATAGTGCCAAGCGGCAGGCTTGCAACGGTAGTGCGTGAGCTGGAAATTATGCACCGTCCACGGTGGGTGTGGGACAGGGCTTGGACCTGGTATCCGGAGCTACTTGCAGAAAATGTGCGGGTAGAAAAGTGCCATGACTTAGCCCTGTGCCAGAACATTTTGCTGCAGTCAGAATTTGCGGCCGCGACCGGTTATCACCAGCAAGCCATGCTTCTTCCACCAGAGCCAGGCTCGATGCGGCAGGGCTCATCCATTTTCGGTCCGCCGCCGGGGCAAGACAGTTTATTTGATGCCCCGGAGTCCGCCCCAGTCACAGCCGCTTGGGATATGGCCACTGTGAGCAAGGAATTTGGTGCCCAANAANCAGCTGTTCATTCCTCCACCTACCCAGCCAGGCTGGCACTTTTGCTCAGTGCAGAATCTGCGGGTGCTCTGGTGGCTGCTGAGATGCAGTATGAAGGTATCCCTTGGAGGGAGGACCTGCATAGGAAGCTGCTCAATGACTTACTTGGCCCCGAACCAAAACCACACCCACCCGGAAAATTGGAAGCGTTGGCCGGGCAGTTGCGCACCGCACTTAACGCACCCTCACTGAATCCTGACTCCCCACAGGATTTGCTTCGGGCACTGCACCGGGCCGGGATTGAGACGAAAACCACCCGAAGCTGGGAACTGATGGAGTTCAAGCACCCTGCCATTGAACCCTTGCTGGTCTATAGAAAGCTCAGCCGGCTTTTCACCACCAATGGCTGGAACTGGCTCCAACAGTGGGTACATGCGGGCCGTTTTCATTCCGAGTATGTGGTGGGCGGCGTTGTTTCCGGACGTTGGGCGTCCCGCGGCGGTGGCGCCATGCAGATCCCAGCACACATCAGGGGCGCCGCCGTTGCCGATCCGNGGTACACATTCATCGTGGCCGACGCCGCCCAATTGGAGCCCCGGGTGCTGGCCGCCCTGGCCCATGATTCCGCCATGGCTGCCGCTGGCCAGGATGTCACGGGGAACAACAAGGACCTCTACGCAGGCATCGCGGCCCAAGGATTTGGCGGTGACCGCAGCATGGCCAAAATCGCTCTTCTAGGTGCCATCTACGGCTCCACAACGGGAGAATCAGGGCGGTTAGTGCCTCAGCTGGCACGCATGTACCCCCGCGCATTGGAGTTCGTGGAACAAGCAGCCCGTGCTGGCGAACGCGGTGAACAAGTCAGCACCTATTTAGGCCGCAGCACCCCACCGGTTACACAGCAATGGCATGACGGGCAGCAAAGCTCTTCCGCCCCAGAACAGCGTAGGGCCGAGTCCGCAGCACGCTCGCGCGGCCGTTTTACCCGGAACTTTGTGGTCCAGGGAACGGCTGCCGAATGGGCCTGCTGCTGGCTGGCTGAATTACGACGGCGGCTGCGGGCTTTGGCTGCCGCAGGGNCACCTGCGCACGGCACACCACAGTTGGTGGCTTTCCTGCATGACGAGGTAGTGGTGCACTGTCCCACCGACATGGTGGCTGAGGTCAGCCAAATTGTCCACGAATCATCCCAAACCGCCACCGAGCTGATCTTTGGGAAGATTCCACTGGAATTCCCTGTCAACGTCAGTGTTGTCCAGTGCTATGCCGACGCGAAATGA
- the ssd gene encoding septum site-determining protein Ssd gives MRRRHAQPRNHGAQQWLPRRDTTVLLLSAAVELQGAVGRVCAAAAIELIVGKHXEQVAGRWDDVAAVLLDSAVLADASVDAGLAGWRGPTAVVGFASDTAQMWRQAERLGADKVAILPDCAPWLANYLSCLRNPASGAGVVGIVGGCGGAGASTLAVLVAAEAAGRGTRTLLVDGDPWGGGLCTALSGQDTPGLRWPELLRASGAINPEQLASALPQLAGLSLLSWETGQIQEPAPAMSFAATATVENTLTAAPSQPRTAAGEVMRAARGAYGLVVVDLGRNPDSFTTLALHCNGVVMVIPAQMRAAAAALNLLDLLPPMPVAAVVRGPIREGLDAMMVASAVGLPLVGRLPQLRGVTEALESQRLPELLRRRPVRTLVANVLEWMAGDVPERNRSWGRLNHESVAPVGCSSPGAMGRSRGCSVVGYGAAQRPRPSRSGD, from the coding sequence ATGAGAAGACGTCATGCTCAGCCCCGCAACCACGGCGCACAACAGTGGCTTCCACGCCGGGATACCACTGTGTTGTTGCTCTCTGCTGCCGTTGAGCTCCAGGGCGCCGTGGGACGGGTCTGTGCCGCAGCGGCGATTGAGCTGATCGTGGGGAAGCACTGNGAACAGGTGGCAGGGCGGTGGGATGATGTGGCTGCCGTACTGCTGGACTCCGCAGTACTAGCTGATGCAAGTGTGGACGCCGGCCTTGCCGGGTGGCGNGGGCCTACCGCTGTTGTTGGATTTGCTTCGGATACGGCGCAGATGTGGCGCCAGGCTGAGCGGCTCGGGGCTGACAAGGTGGCAATTTTGCCTGATTGCGCGCCTTGGCTGGCGAACTATTTGAGTTGTTTGCGCAATCCTGCCTCCGGAGCAGGAGTAGTGGGGATCGTGGGTGGGTGTGGAGGTGCTGGTGCCTCAACGCTTGCTGTGCTGGTGGCAGCCGAAGCGGCCGGGAGGGGCACGCGGACTTTGCTGGTGGATGGGGACCCTTGGGGTGGAGGCCTCTGCACCGCTTTGTCGGGGCAGGACACTCCGGGGCTTCGCTGGCCGGAGCTGCTGCGGGCGTCTGGGGCAATTAATCCCGAGCAGTTGGCGTCCGCACTTCCACAACTTGCAGGATTGTCGCTGCTGTCCTGGGAGACAGGGCAGATTCAGGAGCCTGCGCCGGCAATGTCTTTCGCTGCGACAGCAACCGTTGAGAACACACTCACTGCCGCCCCATCCCAGCCGCGCACCGCTGCGGGAGAGGTCATGCGTGCTGCGCGGGGAGCCTATGGGCTGGTGGTTGTTGATTTAGGCCGGAACCCGGACTCTTTCACCACGCTGGCCCTGCATTGCAACGGTGTAGTGATGGTGATTCCCGCCCAGATGCGTGCTGCGGCCGCCGCCTTGAACTTGCTGGACTTGTTGCCGCCGATGCCTGTCGCGGCCGTGGTGCGAGGACCGATTCGTGAGGGGCTCGATGCAATGATGGTCGCGTCAGCTGTGGGGTTGCCGCTCGTTGGCAGGCTCCCACAACTGCGCGGAGTCACAGAAGCGTTGGAATCCCAACGCTTGCCGGAGTTACTGCGGCGCCGCCCTGTGCGGACACTTGTTGCGAATGTGTTGGAGTGGATGGCAGGGGACGTCCCAGAGCGCAACAGGTCATGGGGAAGGCTCAACCATGAGTCAGTGGCGCCAGTCGGATGCTCAAGCCCAGGGGCCATGGGACGGAGCCGTGGATGCTCAGTTGTTGGCTACGGTGCGGCGCAGCGTCCTCGCCCAAGCCGGTCCGGTGACTGA
- a CDS encoding TadA family conjugal transfer-associated ATPase — translation MSQWRQSDAQAQGPWDGAVDAQLLATVRRSVLAQAGPVTDLQMASAVRESGRLLGAAGSLVAMERIAAELNGLGPLXGLVKDPAVTDXFVNAPDSVWQDRGAGPERVKVGFSTEGELRALAVRLVASGGRRLDESSPCVDVKIASGYRIHAVLPPISATGTLLSIRIKRRSVLTMEQMVAAGNVEPLLAHVLGAVVKKRLNFLISGATGAGKTTLLSTLLGLCPAKERLVLIEDAAELEPDHQHVVTLEARHKNAEGAGAVDLAELVRQALRMNPGRLVVGECRGSEVRELLMAMNTGHSGGGGTIHANSAHDVPARLAALGALAAMTPEAVFLQGASALDVLIHLXRVSGRRIVKEIAVVELCNSKLEVVPALSLVVRQGRPEQSAGEPTRGKTPDELLTGAPQGAKAHGFQSASSHTSCQASAGMVPELIQGPGWIPLASRLGLEGLLCARDGPSEAANKRGDWP, via the coding sequence ATGAGTCAGTGGCGCCAGTCGGATGCTCAAGCCCAGGGGCCATGGGACGGAGCCGTGGATGCTCAGTTGTTGGCTACGGTGCGGCGCAGCGTCCTCGCCCAAGCCGGTCCGGTGACTGATCTCCAGATGGCTTCTGCCGTGCGAGAAAGTGGCAGGCTGCTCGGTGCGGCTGGCTCACTGGTGGCCATGGAACGGATTGCAGCTGAACTCAACGGTCTGGGACCCCTGCANGGGTTGGTGAAGGATCCCGCCGTAACAGACATNTTTGTCAATGCACCGGACTCGGTGTGGCAGGACCGTGGGGCGGGCCCGGAGCGGGTGAAAGTGGGGTTTTCCACTGAGGGTGAACTGCGTGCACTGGCTGTCCGGTTAGTTGCCAGTGGTGGCCGCAGACTCGATGAAAGCAGTCCCTGCGTCGATGTGAAAATCGCCTCCGGGTACCGCATCCACGCGGTATTGCCACCCATTTCAGCCACAGGAACCCTGCTGTCCATCCGGATTAAACGCCGGAGCGTTCTCACCATGGAACAGATGGTAGCTGCAGGAAACGTTGAGCCGTTACTGGCACACGTGCTGGGTGCGGTGGTTAAGAAACGGCTGAACTTCCTCATCAGTGGTGCCACCGGCGCTGGAAAAACTACCTTGTTATCGACGCTTCTGGGGTTGTGCCCCGCTAAAGAACGGCTGGTCTTGATAGAAGACGCTGCTGAATTGGAACCGGATCACCAGCATGTGGTGACGTTGGAAGCCCGCCACAAGAACGCCGAGGGTGCAGGTGCTGTGGACCTGGCGGAATTAGTGCGCCAAGCCCTGCGCATGAATCCGGGCAGACTCGTTGTCGGCGAATGTAGGGGTAGCGAAGTGCGTGAGCTACTGATGGCCATGAATACCGGCCACAGCGGCGGAGGCGGAACCATCCATGCCAACAGTGCCCACGATGTACCAGCCCGGCTGGCAGCTTTAGGAGCCCTTGCCGCGATGACNCCCGAAGCGGTGTTCCTACAAGGAGCCAGCGCCCTTGATGTGCTCATCCACCTGNNGAGAGTCAGTGGGCGCCGGATTGTCAAGGAGATCGCCGTCGTGGAATTGTGCAACAGCAAACTCGAAGTGGTCCCGGCGCTGTCATTGGTAGTTCGCCAAGGCCGGCCAGAGCAGAGTGCCGGTGAACCAACAAGAGGGAAAACTCCGGATGAACTGCTAACTGGTGCGCCTCAAGGCGCGAAGGCTCACGGCTTCCAGAGCGCCAGCTCCCACACTTCTTGCCAGGCGTCTGCAGGGATGGTGCCCGAACTGATCCAGGGACCCGGCTGGATCCCACTTGCGAGCAGATTAGGACTAGAAGGACTCCTCTGTGCCAGGGATGGCCCCAGTGAGGCTGCAAATAAACGAGGTGATTGGCCATGA
- a CDS encoding type II secretion system F family protein, whose translation MSDSVSGVSSVPLLLELLGTGLDSGLTIQSSLQVVADVSDQDIRECLLRVVAGLEIGASWHNSWEGNLFHRDVARIHDALSFGALTGASAAPLLYAEAQQCRTAAARTAEKRAAALGVKLVLPLGLCSLPAFIALGVVPVVMAMIPVF comes from the coding sequence GTGTCTGACTCAGTCAGCGGTGTGTCCTCGGTGCCCCTTCTGCTGGAGCTGTTGGGTACTGGGCTTGACTCCGGGCTCACAATTCAAAGTTCGCTGCAGGTGGTGGCAGATGTGTCAGATCAAGACATTCGTGAGTGTTTACTGCGGGTCGTGGCAGGTCTTGAGATAGGCGCATCGTGGCATAACTCATGGGAGGGGAATCTGTTCCACCGCGATGTTGCCAGGATTCACGACGCCCTGAGCTTTGGTGCTTTGACGGGCGCCTCTGCGGCACCTTTACTCTATGCCGAGGCCCAACAATGCAGAACGGCCGCCGCCCGTACCGCGGAGAAGCGCGCAGCGGCGCTGGGTGTGAAGCTTGTCCTTCCACTGGGGCTCTGCTCATTGCCTGCATTTATTGCGTTGGGAGTGGTGCCAGTGGTGATGGCCATGATCCCTGTTTTCTAG
- a CDS encoding DUF4244 domain-containing protein encodes MATAEYAIATLAAVGFAGLLVVILKSDEVRGFLLNIIRTALSF; translated from the coding sequence ATGGCAACCGCGGAATACGCTATCGCGACATTGGCCGCAGTGGGGTTCGCCGGTCTACTTGTGGTGATCCTCAAGAGCGATGAAGTGCGTGGTTTCCTNTTGAATATCATTCGTACTGCCCTGAGTTTCTAA
- a CDS encoding Rv3654c family TadE-like protein, producing MGWREEGSGTVLVAGLALAMLLLMAMVLGLGQAAVAAAKAATAADLAALAAADAYRGIVPGDPCQLAADVSARQGPHCLSALWHMICQSKSKLPLKRCCHGQHRGEPGQALLRTLSVLVHPERPSH from the coding sequence ATGGGATGGCGTGAGGAAGGATCTGGGACGGTGCTGGTGGCCGGACTTGCGTTGGCCATGTTGTTACTCATGGCCATGGTGCTCGGACTTGGCCAAGCCGCCGTGGCGGCAGCGAAGGCAGCCACCGCCGCGGACTTGGCGGCTCTTGCCGCGGCTGATGCGTATAGGGGCATTGTGCCAGGGGACCCTTGCCAGCTTGCTGCTGACGTGTCAGCGCGGCAGGGGCCACACTGCTTGAGTGCACTTTGGCACATGATCTGTCAGTCAAAGTCGAAGTTGCCGTTAAAACGGTGTTGCCATGGCCAGCATCGGGGCGAGCCAGGGCAGGCCCTCCTCCGGACACTCTCCGTCCTGGTCCACCCTGAGCGGCCATCACACTAA
- a CDS encoding DEAD/DEAH box helicase, whose translation MPINNSLISXLGGGANPXQLQHVRRIPARQAVNAPWPDWAHPDLVRAYSFLGVDQPWRHQVQGANASHQGEHTIIATGTASGKSLAYQLPAIDAVHRAQLRLSQNPGLLESDGSVALYLSXTKALAADQLAALNSLKLPTLRAATYDGDTAPADRRWIRDHSNFILCNPDMLHFGVLPNHTWWARFFRRLKYVVIDEAHSYRGVFGSHVAVLLRRLRRICAHYGSNPVFIGASATSADPGTSFARLIGAPVTTITEDCSPHGATTVALWEPELTDFAGENGAKSRRTAIAETSDLLANLVSSHVRTIAFIKSRRGAETISSVTKRLLADVDPSLPXRVAAYRSGYLPEERRALEKALRAGELLXVSSTSALELGIDISGLDAVLVAGWPGTRASXXQQIGRAGRAGQDALAAFVASDDPLDTFLVHHPEAIFDRAVEATVFDPSNPYVLGPHLCAAAAELPITHQDLAIXDASTPALLDQLVTQGYLRRRPAGWFWTHPQSAAAMVNLREDGGGPINIIEADTGALLGTMGSPQSHYQAHTGAVYVHQGTSYVVIELNEADHCALVRRGTPDXYTTARDVTQIEVIESVKHELWGPVEMHFGSVQVRTQVVSFQRKAIISNEVLGEEPLELEARDLFTKAVWFTLDNATLLAGGLVEPQFPGALHAAEHAAIGLLPLVASSDRWDVGGVSTALHADTGQPTIFVYDGHPGGAGFAERGFDMARVWLKATMEAIAACECPSGCPSCVQSPKCGNKNNPLDKAGAVLLLKVLLNNAPSR comes from the coding sequence GTGCCCATCAACAATTCGCTGATCTCTGNNCTGGGCGGAGGAGCGAATCCCNCACAGTTGCAACATGTCCGCAGGATTCCAGCCCGGCAGGCGGTAAACGCTCCATGGCCGGACTGGGCCCACCCTGATCTTGTCCGCGCCTACTCATTCTTGGGCGTTGACCAGCCGTGGCGGCACCAAGTCCAGGGTGCCAACGCCTCCCATCAGGGCGAACACACAATTATTGCTACAGGGACTGCATCTGGAAAATCTTTGGCTTACCAACTGCCGGCCATTGATGCGGTCCACAGGGCCCAGCTACGGCTTTCACAAAACCCCGGCTTGCTTGAAAGCGACGGGTCCGTTGCGCTGTACCTGTCCNCCACCAAGGCACTGGCAGCAGATCAGTTAGCGGCACTGAACTCACTAAAACTGCCCACCCTGCGCGCTGCCACATACGACGGCGACACAGCACCGGCAGACAGGCGCTGGATTCGTGATCACAGCAATTTCATCTTATGCAACCCTGACATGTTGCACTTTGGTGTGCTGCCCAACCACACATGGTGGGCTCGTTTCTTCAGACGTCTAAAATACGTCGTCATCGACGAGGCGCACAGTTACCGTGGAGTTTTCGGCTCCCATGTGGCCGTGCTGCTGCGGCGCTTGAGACGAATTTGTGCACACTACGGGTCCAACCCAGTGTTTATTGGGGCCTCAGCCACGTCAGCAGATCCTGGTACATCTTTTGCACGCTTGATAGGTGCCCCTGTCACCACCATCACTGAAGACTGCTCTCCACACGGCGCCACCACAGTTGCCTTGTGGGAGCCTGAACTAACGGATTTTGCCGGTGAGAACGGGGCGAAGTCCCGGCGCACCGCCATTGCTGAAACCTCTGATCTGCTAGCCAATCTGGTGTCATCGCATGTGCGTACTATTGCTTTCATCAAGTCCAGGCGGGGTGCCGAGACAATCTCAAGCGTGACTAAACGTCTCCTGGCCGACGTGGATCCTAGTCTTCCTNCTCGGGTGGCTGCTTACCGTTCCGGCTACCTGCCCGAGGAGCGCCGGGCGCTGGAGAAGGCTCTCCGCGCTGGTGAACTGTTGNGGGTTTCAAGTACCTCGGCCCTGGAATTGGGCATTGATATTTCCGGTTTGGATGCTGTGCTGGTTGCTGGCTGGCCTGGTACTAGGGCATCTNTTNTTCAGCAAATTGGCCGGGCTGGCCGGGCTGGGCAAGACGCATTGGCTGCTTTCGTGGCAAGCGATGACCCGTTGGATACCTTCTTAGTCCATCATCCAGAGGCCATCTTTGACCGAGCGGTCGAGGCCACTGTCTTCGATCCCTCCAATCCTTATGTGCTGGGTCCGCACCTTTGCGCAGCCGCCGCAGAGCTGCCGATCACCCATCAAGACTTAGCTATTNTTGACGCCAGTACGCCGGCGCTGCTTGACCAATTAGTGACCCAGGGCTATTTGCGCAGACGTCCGGCCGGCTGGTTCTGGACTCATCCCCAAAGTGCAGCCGCGATGGTGAACCTGCGCGAGGATGGTGGCGGGCCCATCAACATCATCGAAGCGGACACTGGCGCTTTACTGGGCACAATGGGTTCTCCGCAGTCCCATTACCAGGCCCACACCGGCGCCGTGTACGTTCACCAAGGGACGAGCTACGTGGTCATTGAACTCAACGAGGCCGATCATTGTGCTCTGGTCCGCCGTGGCACCCCGGATNTTTACACCACAGCCCGCGACGTCACCCAGATTGAAGTGATCGAATCGGTAAAACATGAGTTGTGGGGTCCTGTTGAAATGCACTTTGGTTCCGTCCAGGTACGCACCCAAGTTGTTTCTTTCCAACGCAAAGCCATCATTTCCAATGAGGTGTTGGGTGAGGAACCGCTGGAGTTGGAGGCACGGGACCTTTTCACTAAGGCAGTGTGGTTCACGCTAGATAATGCAACGCTGCTTGCTGGCGGGTTAGTAGAACCGCAATTTCCAGGTGCCTTGCACGCCGCCGAGCACGCCGCTATTGGCCTACTTCCGCTGGTTGCCTCTAGCGACAGGTGGGACGTTGGCGGGGTGTCTACTGCCCTTCATGCCGACACTGGACAGCCGACAATTTTCGTCTATGACGGCCATCCTGGCGGGGCAGGATTCGCTGAACGTGGTTTCGATATGGCGAGGGTTTGGCTCAAAGCGACGATGGAAGCCATTGCAGCGTGCGAATGCCCATCAGGTTGCCCTTCGTGTGTCCAATCACCCAAATGCGGTAACAAGAACAATCCGCTAGATAAGGCTGGAGCCGTCTTGCTCTTGAAAGTACTGCTGAACAACGCGCCGTCCCGATGA